The bacterium genome segment GACCTCGACGTGTTCGGAGTCGGGCCGGCGGCGCTTCCAGGTGGCCATGCCGTGCACCCGCTCACCGGCGGTGGCGTCCTGCATCATCTCGAACTCGAAAAGGAGGGTGCGATGGGCCCGAAAGACGTTGCGGAAGTAGTAGTACGCCTGGCTCGGGCTGTAGTGGTTGACGCGCCCGCCGGACGGCCCCGCCGTCACGCGCAGGCCGTCGCCATGGACCAGACCCGCGAGGGTCTCCTCGTCCCCATCCTCCCAGGCGGCGGCCAGCCGTCCGAACACGGCGCGCGGGGCGACGACCTCGCCGTCCCGCTCCTTCACGATGCGGGCGACGGCGGGGTGGGCGCTCCCGACGACCAGCAGCCCGACGACCAGCAGCAGGCCGAACCCGGCGGGTCCGACGGGAAGGGCGCGGCGGCGGGGAAACGCGTTCACAAGGGGCAAAGACGATCTCCATCGGTTCAGGGCGACCGCGAGGGACGCGGCTCGGTCTCCGCGACCGGGCAAGGGCCATGCCAAGGAGCGCGCCGACCGGATCGGCCCGGAATCGGGGCGCAGCCCCTTGAGCGGGCTTCCAGGCGACAAAAAACTCCACCATCCCGCATCCGGATGGCCATCCGGTCCCGGACACCGTGCCCAAAAGGCCGCACATTGGCGACTTCCGGGGACAGGGCCCAGCGGCCTCAGCTGACGACTTCGACCTGCTCCCGGTAGAAGATTCCCCGGGCTTCGAGCCCCTCCCGCAGGGCATCGACGAGGCCGAATTCGGCGCCGAGATACTCGGGCGGCGAGATTCCCACCCGGGTGAAGCGGCCCGCGGCGATGAGCCGCGCGGTCATGGTCGCGGTGTAGCCCGTCGTCCGGGCCATGGACGACACGCCGTGCTCGAGGTCGGCGTGGTCGAGCAGGTCGTAGACGTAGCGCAGCCGCTGCCCCTTGCGCTCGCCCTCCACCTCGATGCGCATGACGGTCAGGTCCCCTTCTCCCTCGTGCATCTCCCACATGGGGAACAGGAGCCGGCCGGTCAGGTCCACGGGGCGCACCGCCTGTCCCCCCACGTCCACCGGCTCGGTGCCGAAGAAGCCGCACTCGCGCAGCAGGGCCATCTTCTCGGCGTGGCCCGGATAGCGCAGGGTCTTCTCCTTCATATGGGGCGCCCCGATGGTCCGCACCAGGGTGCGCAGGCCGTCGGTGTTGAAGGCCTCGAGGGTGCCGACGCCCGGCAGGTGCACCAGTTCCGGATCCGAGAGCGCCGGCCGCACGACCTCCC includes the following:
- a CDS encoding saccharopine dehydrogenase NADP-binding domain-containing protein, which translates into the protein MRIHVLGGGLVGGPMARDLAGDDEHDVTVVDRDPAVLEALAAQADVATRQADLASPAAVREVIADADLVVGAVPGHLGFRTLEAVIDAGRNVVDIAFFPEDPFALDALARERGVVAVVDCGVFPGMGSALIGRLHRKLDRLERVLVLVGGLPEVREWPWEYKAVFSPVDVIEEYTRPARYIEHGREVVRPALSDPELVHLPGVGTLEAFNTDGLRTLVRTIGAPHMKEKTLRYPGHAEKMALLRECGFFGTEPVDVGGQAVRPVDLTGRLLFPMWEMHEGEGDLTVMRIEVEGERKGQRLRYVYDLLDHADLEHGVSSMARTTGYTATMTARLIAAGRFTRVGISPPEYLGAEFGLVDALREGLEARGIFYREQVEVVS